CGGCCACCGCGATGTACGCCTGCCCTTTCACAAGACGCTCAGTGACGCCGGTCAATTCAGCCTGCAGATCCAGGCGCTGCTCACCACCGCCCGGCGCTGCTCACACCAAAGTCGGCTGCTCAGCGGGGAACGGGAGCCGGGCGAGAACGCGATATCGCGGCGCAGCTGAACAGGCGGCACCCGGCACTCGCCGGGGCGTCAGGGCCGGTACGCCTGCCGCAGGGCGCAGGCCCAGACGACGGCACGGGGAGTCAATGCGGCGTCGGCCGCGGAGCCACCGACGCGCTGGTCGTCGCTGACGGCGTACGCCTGGGAGGCGCCCTCCGGGGAGAGCCGGGGCAGCGCCAGCAGGGGGCCGGTGCCCGGCCAGATCTGGGCCTGCTCCGGGGGCGCCGTCTCCGGCGGGAACGGCCCGACCATGTGACTGTCCGAAGCGGTGCCCACACTCACGTTGGTGGTGGGGCTGATGGCCTCGAAGGTGCCGCTGGTGCGCTCCCCGAGCAGTCCCGGCTCGCTCTCGTTCTTGTACGGCGGAAGCCACTGGGTGGGAGTCAGGGTGTCCAGCCGGGTGTAGTCGTGGGTGCCCACGATCCGTCCGGCGCGGTCGATGTCCCGCGGGTACCAGAAGTCGTAGGGCACTCCCGCGGGCCAGAACCGCTGGAGGGGTACGGCCGCGGCGCCGCTCCGGGCGGGCCAGAACAGCCCCGCCGACCACGACTCCTCGTCCTTGACGGCCTCGCCGGAACCAGCGATCTGCCCGGCGTTGTTGAGGGCGGTCACCGAGGTGAGCGAGTACCCGGCCGGTGGTACGAGCCGACGAACTATCCGGGCGCCGTCCCATTCGAGACCGATGAGGGCTCCGCTCTTGACCGCGTCGCCGACGATCAGACCCCGGTCGTTGACGTCCGCCGCGTGTGCCCCTTCCGGCAGCAGGGTCACCGCGCGGGCCCCGATACGGAAGCTGAAGGCGGCGGTACGGCCCGCGCTGTGCAGCGACCCGACCATCAGCCCCTTCGCGTTGACGGCCGCGACCTCACCGCCGGTGAATCCGGCGGGCAGCGGTACGCGGTGTACCCGTGTGCCGGTCCAGTACACGGGCACGCCGCGCGATGCCCCCACCGCCAGGTCTCGCGGGCCAAGTCCCTTGACCTGACTGCCTCCTGAGCCGGGCAGGGAGGCCAGGACCTGGAGGGCCGGCCGGCAGTCCGCGGGCTTGCCGGCGCCGTCGGCGGGCCGGGCCGGCGAGGCCGGTGCCGGGCTCGCCGTCAGCAGGGGGGTAAGGAACGCGGTCGCGACCACCGCCACGGCGGCACGGATTTGTCTTCGCATCGTGGTCTCCGTTTCCGAAACGCGGGAAGGGTCCCGCCAATACTGGAATGAGCCGGTGAACGCCGGGACGGACGGAAGGACCCGGCAATGCCGGAGTGGAGCACTTCGGTCGGTGTACTCACGGGAGATACGGCAGCGGATCACCACATGGCGCGGCTGCCGCCCGGAGGCGTCGCCTTTCCCGCACCACCACCCTGGGTCCAGGTCGCGTGCGGACTGGTGACGTGCCGAGGACTCCCCCAACTTCCCTGAATGTCCGGTGACTTTCCTACGCTTCCGTCGGGGAAGTTCCGCGGACCGGCCCCTTTCCTACCGCACCCGTGTCCGTTCCGGACGGCTCCGCCGCCCAATGGCCGGAAGTCGTCCGGGAGTGTCCGGGTCCGTTTCCGGTGCATGCATGAGGTGCCCCGGAGCCGACTGCGAGCGGCGGTACGGACAAGGAGAGCGAGGAGAGCGAGGACTGCGAGCTAAGGAAATCGGCTCCGCCGCCTCGGCTCCACTACAGCGTTTCGCCGAAGGCCCGCCGATACGCACCGGGCGTGGTGCCGAGGGCCGCTCGGAAGCGGCGCCGCAGGTTGACGGCCGAGGCGAGTCCGACGCGGGTGGCGATGGCTTCCACTGGAAGGTCGGTCTGTTCCAGGAGGACCCGTGCCGCGTCGAGGCGTTGGCGGAGCAACCACTGTCCCGGGCTGGTGCCGAGCTGTTCGGTGAACCGCCGGGCGAGGGTTCGGTTCGACAGTCCGGCGCGTTCGGCGAGGCGGTCCAGGGTCAGTCGGGTGCCGAGCTGCGAGGTGGCCCACTCCAGCAGTGGTGCCAATGACTCGTCGGCCCTGGCGGGGGCGGGCTGTGTGGCGTACTGGAGTTGGCTGCCCTCCCTGTGTGGCGGCAGCACCATGTGCCGGGCAATCTGGGCGGCGTATGCCGCGCCGTGGTCGGAGCGTACGAGGTGCAGGCACAGGTCGATGCCCGCCCCGCTTCCGGCGCTGGTCGCCACGTCGCCGTGGTCCACGTACAGCACGTCCAGGTCCACCTGCACCTCGGGAAAGGCGGCGGCGAGTTGTGCGGTGCGGCCCCAATGGGTGGTGGCGCGGCGGCCGTCGAGCAGTCCGGCCTGGGCGAGGACGAATGCCCCCGTGCAGATGGCGACGATCCTCGCCCCGCGCCGGTGGGCGGCCCGCAGCGCCTCCAGGACGGTCGGCGGCACCGGGCTGCCGGGCGGGCGCCAGCCCGGGACGATCACGGTGTCCGCTTCCTCCAGGGCCGGCAGACCCGCGTCGACGAGCATCGCGTAGCCGAAGGTGGTCCGCAGGGGCCCGGGGCGCTCGGCGCAGATCAGGAAGTCGTAGTGGACCGGCAGGTCTTGCCGGGCGGTGCCGAAGACCTCGGCGGCGCAGGCGAGTTCGAAGGGGGACTGGGGCGGGTTGAGAAGGGCCACCACCCGATGTCGGTTCATGGCAGGAAGATACCCATGGATGTCTATCTGGACTCTCGGCCCGGGAGGCCGGCCCGGGTCACCGTGGTTCCATGAGTGAAACTACTGAAACGGTCCCGCTGAAGACGGCCGTCCAGGTCGATGAGGTCGCACCGGTCGAGGTCGTCCCCGGGATCGTGCGCCGCCGACTGCCGAGGACCGCATACGCCGGTGGCTGGCTGATCGACTTCGCCCCCGGAACCGAGTGGCCGGAGGTCGACGTGCACGCCACCGAAGAGCGCTACTACGTGCTGAGCGGTGAGGTGATCGAGGGCGAGGAACGCCACGGGCCCGGTACGTACGTGGTCTTCGCACCGGGCAGCCGCCACCGGCCCCGCACCGAGACGGGAGCACGGATGCTCGGGATCACCGTGCTCCCCCGCTGACCGCGCTCAGACTCCGGCCGGAGTGCCGTGCCCACCGGTCCGGGTGACGAGGGAGCGGAAGGCGTCCAGGTCGCCGATGACCTCTTCGATGCGGTTCCGCTGCTGGTACATGCTGTAGTAGCGGGCGCCGATGGCGTCAGGGTCGGCCTCGCCGCCGCCGGGGGTGATCCCGGAGGCGATGGTCACCGTCCCCACGTGGATGCCCTGTGGCTTGAGTTCAGCGTGCAAAGTGTGTGCCCAGTTCCGAAGCCCAGCCATGGCCATACCCACGTTGGCCAGGAAGGGGGCGGGGATCGTCGAGGAAACACCGGTGGTCAGCAGTAGGGTGCCGTCGCCTCGGGCCAGCATCTGCGGCAGCACATGGCCCACGGCGGTCAACGCGCCCAGCACATGCAGCTCGAACTGCGCGGTGACGGAGTCGACCGTGGTCTGTGCGGCGTGAGTGATCGGCCCGGTCGGGCTGGGGCTGTATTCGAGCACATCGATCGGCCCCAGCGTGTCCCCCGCCGCGGCGAGGGCTGTGGTGAGCGCGTCGCGATCGCGGATATCGGCTGGAAACGCGGCGGCCGTGATACCCAGGTCGGCCAGCTCACCCACCAGGGTGTGCAGCTTGCTCTCGGTACGGGCGATCAGCCCGACCCGAAAGCCCTGGAGGCCGAATGCGCGGGCCACCCCCATCCCCAGCCCCGGCCCGGCACCGACCACAACGAGCGTCTTGGACACGCGGATTCCTTCCGATCACAGCGATCGGACCGGTGTTACCGCGACCCGCCGCCGACCACTTACTGTCTGTGCGTGGCCCCATGATTTGTTACGGGAAAGGCCGCAACAAGACGGCACATTCATGTCGGTGACGCACACGGAGGTAACCATTGGCGCCCCACAGGAACACCTCCCCGGACCCGCAGCACCACCACTCCACACCGCCCCCGACAACCCGCGGCGACCACGAGTCCGACGAGGAGGCATGCCGGGAGGTGCTCCAGATCCTCGGGCTGGTCGGCAGCAAGTGGAGCATCCTGATCGTCGGGCAACTCCGCGACCGCACCATGCGCTTCGGCGAACTGCACCGCGCCGTCAAGGGCATCTCCCAGCGCATGCTCACCTTGACACTGCGGCAACTCGAACGCGACGGCCTGCTGACCCGCACCGTCCACCCGAGCGTTCCCCCACGTGTGGACTACGCCCTCACCGCACTCGGCGCGACACTGCTGGACTCCGTCGTCGCTCTCGGAGAATGGGCCTCCGCACACCGCCACGAGATCAGCAACAATCGGCACCGCTACGACGCCACGCACCCCACACGGACCTGAACGAGCCCGTTGGTTCATGCTGCCGAGCAGTTCCGGCGCTCGGCCGGCCCCTCACCGCTGGTTGTGCGCAACCCGCCGGAGCCAATGAGACCGGCCAGGAGCAGCTGGTCGGTCCACCCTCACGGGCTCACTTACTCGCTTGTCACCCAGGCACCGGCTCTTACAAGCTGGCGGCTCATGTGCGTGCGCAGGGCGTATGCAAAGAGCTCGGGAGGGTGCAGGAGTGAGCCAGGGAACACAGGCAGGGGATGGCGACGCCAGGTCCGTGAGCAGGGCGGATGGCCGGGCGCTCGCCGCGGCCTCCGTCACCGTGGTGCTGTGGGCGTCGTCGTTCATCGCGATCCGCAGCTCCGCCGCGGATTTCGGGCCGGGCGCACTCGCCCTGGGCAGGCTGGCGGTGGCGTCCGTCGTGTTGAGCGTCCTCCTGCTGGTCCGGCGCGGTGGATTCCCGCCCCGCGAGGCCTGGCCCGGCATCATCGCCTCGGGAGTCCTGTGGTTCGGCGCATACATGGTGGCCTTGAACTGGGGCGAGAAGCTCGTGGACGCGGGAACGGCTTCCCTGGTCGTCAATGTCGGGCCGATCCTGATGGCGCTCCTGGGCGGATGGCTGCTCAAGGAGGGCTTCCCGCCCCGGCTGATGGCGGGCATGGCCGTGTCTTTCGCCGGGGCCCTGGTGGTCGGGCTGTCCATGTCCGGCGGCGGAGAGTCGTCTCTCCTCGGCGTGCTGCTGTGCCTGTTCGCGGCGCTGGCGTACGCGGTGGGTGTGGTGCTGCAGAAGCCGACGCTGAAGCACGCCACTCCGATGCAGGTGACCACGTTCGGTGCGCTCGCCGGAACGGTGGCCTGTCTGCCGTTCGCCGGACAGCTGGTGTCGCAGGTGAGCCGGGCCCCGGTGTCGGCGACGTTGCAGATGGTGTACCTGGGCGTCTTCCCGACGGCCCTGGCGTTCACCACGTGGGCCTACGCGGTGTCCCGTACGACCGTCGGCAAGATGGGTACCACGACCTACGCGGTGCCCGTGCTCGTGGTCCTCATGTCGTGGCTGTTCCTCGGCGAGGTGCCCGGCTGGCTGACACTCCTCGGTGGCCTCCTGTGCCTGTCCGGGGTAGCGGTGTCGCGGATGCGGGGGAAGGCGCGGGCGCAGGTCCCGGACGACGCGCGTGGGAACCGCGCGGCGGCCCAGCCCGACGTCTCGGCGGAGTCTGCGCGGTAGGCGGCGGACGCGGCACTGCCGGGATCGCGAGCGAGGGCCGCGGGCCGGGGCGGCTCTCAGCGCGTGCGGCGGAGTACTGCCGCAGGATCACCGGGAGCGATAGCGTGCGGAACGAGGTGGAACACCCCACCAACACTCCGATCAGATAAGGGGGTTGTTCTGGTATGAAACCGCCCAGACGCAGCGGCTTACGCAGAACATTCGCCGTCCTCATCA
This genomic stretch from Streptomyces nigrescens harbors:
- a CDS encoding helix-turn-helix domain-containing protein yields the protein MNRHRVVALLNPPQSPFELACAAEVFGTARQDLPVHYDFLICAERPGPLRTTFGYAMLVDAGLPALEEADTVIVPGWRPPGSPVPPTVLEALRAAHRRGARIVAICTGAFVLAQAGLLDGRRATTHWGRTAQLAAAFPEVQVDLDVLYVDHGDVATSAGSGAGIDLCLHLVRSDHGAAYAAQIARHMVLPPHREGSQLQYATQPAPARADESLAPLLEWATSQLGTRLTLDRLAERAGLSNRTLARRFTEQLGTSPGQWLLRQRLDAARVLLEQTDLPVEAIATRVGLASAVNLRRRFRAALGTTPGAYRRAFGETL
- a CDS encoding cupin domain-containing protein, with amino-acid sequence MSETTETVPLKTAVQVDEVAPVEVVPGIVRRRLPRTAYAGGWLIDFAPGTEWPEVDVHATEERYYVLSGEVIEGEERHGPGTYVVFAPGSRHRPRTETGARMLGITVLPR
- a CDS encoding SDR family NAD(P)-dependent oxidoreductase, with protein sequence MSKTLVVVGAGPGLGMGVARAFGLQGFRVGLIARTESKLHTLVGELADLGITAAAFPADIRDRDALTTALAAAGDTLGPIDVLEYSPSPTGPITHAAQTTVDSVTAQFELHVLGALTAVGHVLPQMLARGDGTLLLTTGVSSTIPAPFLANVGMAMAGLRNWAHTLHAELKPQGIHVGTVTIASGITPGGGEADPDAIGARYYSMYQQRNRIEEVIGDLDAFRSLVTRTGGHGTPAGV
- a CDS encoding winged helix-turn-helix transcriptional regulator codes for the protein MAPHRNTSPDPQHHHSTPPPTTRGDHESDEEACREVLQILGLVGSKWSILIVGQLRDRTMRFGELHRAVKGISQRMLTLTLRQLERDGLLTRTVHPSVPPRVDYALTALGATLLDSVVALGEWASAHRHEISNNRHRYDATHPTRT
- a CDS encoding DMT family transporter — translated: MSRADGRALAAASVTVVLWASSFIAIRSSAADFGPGALALGRLAVASVVLSVLLLVRRGGFPPREAWPGIIASGVLWFGAYMVALNWGEKLVDAGTASLVVNVGPILMALLGGWLLKEGFPPRLMAGMAVSFAGALVVGLSMSGGGESSLLGVLLCLFAALAYAVGVVLQKPTLKHATPMQVTTFGALAGTVACLPFAGQLVSQVSRAPVSATLQMVYLGVFPTALAFTTWAYAVSRTTVGKMGTTTYAVPVLVVLMSWLFLGEVPGWLTLLGGLLCLSGVAVSRMRGKARAQVPDDARGNRAAAQPDVSAESAR